The Lebetimonas natsushimae genomic sequence GTAGTAATTACAAAATGTGATATGCTTGAATTTTTTGATTTTGATGTCAAAAGGGCAAAAGAGGCTGCTGATAAGCTTAAACCGGGAGTACCTGTAGTGCTTTTAAATAATAAAACTGGTGAGGGACTCGATGAAATTATTAACTGGATAAGTGAAAAAAGAAAAGAACATCTAAAGAATTTAAAGGATAAATAATGTGTTTGGCAATTCCAAGTAAAGTTTTAAAAGTAGATGAAAATAATATGGCTGAGGTTGATACTTTAGGAGTTAAAAGGACAGTAAGTCTTGATTTGATACAAGAAGAGGTAAAACCCGGAGATTATGTATTAATTCATGTCGGATATGCAATGAGTAAAATTGATGAAAAATTTGCACTTGAAAGTATAGAAGTTTATAAACAGTTAGCAGAAGCTGCTGCAATGGAAGAGGATGCCATTTCTCCTGAGAAACTGGTAAATGAAGACGGACCTCTTCTTTATAAACCGAAGGCAGAGGATGAGTAATTTAACTCTTAAAGACTTATATACGAAATTTAGAGATCCTGCCACCATTAAGGCTTTAGCAAAAGAGATTCATAAACTGGCTGATAAGCTTGATGAACCTATGAGAGTAATGGAAATATGCGGAGGTCATACGCATACAATTATGAAATACGGTATAAAACAACTAATGCCTGAAAATATTGAATTTATCCATGGACCTGGTTGTCCTGTTTGTGTTATGCCAAAAGAGAGAATAGACCATGCCATTACTTTAGCTAAACAGCCGGGTGTAATTCTGACTACTCTTGGTGATATGATAAGAG encodes the following:
- a CDS encoding HypC/HybG/HupF family hydrogenase formation chaperone, producing the protein MCLAIPSKVLKVDENNMAEVDTLGVKRTVSLDLIQEEVKPGDYVLIHVGYAMSKIDEKFALESIEVYKQLAEAAAMEEDAISPEKLVNEDGPLLYKPKAEDE